In a single window of the Cupriavidus basilensis genome:
- a CDS encoding SAM-dependent methyltransferase: protein MTPNKTATADPAAKFDPGRAGEYEAQSRIALAGYDACHELSACMLAATLGAGRAAEVLVVGAGGTAQEIVCAARLEPAWRFTAVDPSAPMLDLAMARVAQAGLAERTHAVPGVVEDLPATPRFDAATLIGVLHHLPGDEAKRDILRAIAARLKPGAPLILAGNYRAYASEPLLLAAWGERWRMQGASVDEVQAKLGKILQGADPPHSEAAVQALLAEAGFAAPQRFFGSLFWGAWLARKQDS, encoded by the coding sequence ATGACCCCCAATAAAACCGCCACCGCTGATCCCGCCGCCAAATTCGACCCCGGCCGCGCTGGCGAGTACGAAGCGCAAAGCCGCATCGCGCTGGCTGGCTACGACGCCTGCCATGAACTGTCGGCCTGCATGCTGGCGGCAACGCTGGGCGCCGGGCGCGCGGCCGAGGTGCTGGTGGTCGGCGCCGGCGGCACGGCGCAGGAGATCGTCTGCGCGGCCAGGCTGGAGCCGGCGTGGCGCTTCACGGCGGTCGATCCGTCGGCGCCGATGCTGGACCTTGCCATGGCGCGCGTGGCCCAGGCCGGGCTGGCCGAGCGCACGCATGCCGTGCCGGGCGTAGTGGAGGACCTGCCCGCCACGCCGCGCTTCGACGCCGCCACGTTGATCGGCGTGCTGCATCACCTGCCGGGGGACGAAGCCAAGCGGGATATCTTGCGTGCCATCGCCGCCCGCCTGAAACCGGGCGCGCCGCTGATCCTCGCCGGCAATTACCGCGCCTATGCCAGCGAGCCGCTGCTGCTGGCTGCGTGGGGCGAGCGCTGGCGCATGCAAGGCGCCAGCGTCGACGAGGTCCAGGCCAAGCTGGGCAAGATCCTGCAAGGTGCGGACCCGCCTCACTCGGAGGCTGCCGTGCAGGCGCTGCTGGCCGAGGCGGGCTTTGCCGCGCCGCAACGCTTCTTCGGCAGCTTGTTCTGGGGCGCGTGGCTGGCGCGCAAGCAGGACAGCTGA
- a CDS encoding BON domain-containing protein: protein MVALAGTALLAWPARGADSDQENRGHDPFFQISSRIANCPEPLGPRVDEAQWRRDAHHRIEDGNHCYVEGRCRLGNAYQYETEIVESTQRRLQSLSVTLPGWRDSTLWLTVRGRWLLVQGCVGRSFPRQPFVAALREVADVEIVVDQITADPARGVPYPVFGGRSGPAAPVPPQSGHGTN from the coding sequence ATGGTGGCGCTGGCCGGCACTGCCCTGCTGGCCTGGCCGGCGCGCGGCGCCGACAGCGACCAGGAAAACCGTGGCCACGATCCCTTCTTCCAGATCTCGTCGCGCATTGCCAATTGCCCGGAGCCGCTCGGGCCTCGCGTGGACGAAGCACAATGGCGGCGCGACGCCCATCACCGGATCGAGGACGGCAACCATTGCTATGTCGAAGGCCGCTGCCGTCTCGGCAATGCCTACCAGTACGAGACGGAGATCGTGGAGAGCACGCAGCGCCGCCTGCAGTCGCTGTCGGTCACGCTGCCGGGCTGGCGGGACTCCACGCTGTGGCTCACCGTGCGGGGCCGCTGGCTGCTGGTCCAGGGCTGCGTGGGGCGGAGTTTCCCCAGGCAGCCCTTCGTGGCCGCATTGCGCGAAGTCGCCGACGTGGAGATCGTGGTCGACCAGATCACGGCGGATCCGGCGCGCGGCGTGCCTTACCCCGTATTCGGTGGCCGTTCCGGCCCGGCGGCGCCCGTTCCGCCGCAATCCGGCCACGGGACGAATTAG
- a CDS encoding DUF4440 domain-containing protein, whose product MNNENNENQEIDLLPLLRQLETELHRPAARGDRHRLDALLHDDFLEFGRSGGIYTKADTLDQLPTEATSGTIWAQDFSLRHLAPGVAMLNYRSACQQPDSRLERHTLRTSIWTLTDNGWQMSFHQGTPTDPFSA is encoded by the coding sequence ATGAACAACGAGAACAACGAGAACCAAGAGATCGATTTGCTGCCCTTGCTCCGGCAACTCGAAACCGAACTGCACCGTCCCGCCGCGCGCGGCGATCGCCATCGGCTGGACGCACTGCTGCACGACGACTTCCTGGAATTCGGCCGCTCCGGTGGCATCTACACCAAGGCCGACACGCTGGACCAACTGCCCACCGAAGCCACCTCGGGCACGATCTGGGCGCAGGATTTCTCGCTGCGCCACCTTGCGCCAGGCGTGGCCATGCTGAACTACCGCTCTGCCTGCCAGCAGCCGGACAGCCGGCTGGAGCGGCACACCCTGCGCACCTCGATCTGGACGCTGACCGACAACGGTTGGCAGATGTCGTTTCACCAGGGCACGCCAACAGACCCTTTTTCTGCTTGA
- a CDS encoding MarR family winged helix-turn-helix transcriptional regulator, which translates to MDTKRTSRTKQAAHDATADAASALLLDQQFCFSVYATSLALNKLYRKLLAPLGLTYPQYLVMLVLWEADGLTVSEIGGRLHLDSATLTPLLKRMEAQQLLRRERAVADERQVIVTLTAEGHALKEPAQAVPRAVLCASGCSVDQVVAVKAELDQLRERFAVAAGG; encoded by the coding sequence ATGGACACGAAACGCACCTCCCGGACCAAGCAGGCAGCACACGACGCCACGGCAGATGCCGCGTCGGCGTTGCTTCTGGACCAGCAGTTCTGCTTTTCCGTGTATGCCACGTCACTTGCGCTGAACAAGCTGTACCGCAAGTTGCTGGCGCCGCTGGGCCTGACATATCCTCAGTATCTGGTGATGCTGGTGCTGTGGGAGGCCGACGGCCTGACCGTGTCGGAAATCGGCGGCCGCCTGCATCTGGATTCGGCCACGCTGACCCCGCTGCTCAAGCGCATGGAAGCGCAGCAACTGCTGCGGCGTGAACGTGCCGTTGCCGATGAGCGGCAGGTCATTGTCACGCTGACCGCCGAAGGCCATGCGCTCAAGGAGCCGGCGCAGGCGGTGCCCCGCGCGGTGCTTTGCGCCTCGGGCTGCAGCGTCGATCAGGTGGTGGCCGTGAAGGCGGAGTTGGACCAGTTGCGCGAGCGGTTTGCCGTAGCGGCCGGCGGTTAA
- a CDS encoding organic hydroperoxide resistance protein, which translates to MSIEKVLYRASATATGGRDGRAVSSDGALDIKLATPRELGGAGGAGTNPEQLFAAGYSACFLGALKFVAARDKVALPADTAITGQVGIGAIPTGFGIEVDLNIALPGLDRTVAQDLVDKAHVVCPYSNATRGNIDVRLTLI; encoded by the coding sequence ATGTCGATCGAAAAAGTCCTCTACCGTGCATCCGCCACCGCAACCGGAGGCCGTGACGGCCGCGCCGTGTCGTCCGATGGCGCCCTGGACATCAAGCTGGCCACCCCGCGCGAGCTGGGTGGCGCAGGCGGCGCCGGCACCAACCCGGAGCAGCTGTTCGCGGCTGGCTACTCGGCTTGCTTTCTCGGCGCGCTGAAGTTCGTGGCGGCGCGTGACAAGGTGGCACTGCCTGCCGACACCGCCATCACCGGCCAGGTCGGCATCGGCGCCATTCCCACCGGGTTTGGCATCGAGGTGGACCTCAACATCGCGCTGCCCGGCCTGGACCGCACCGTCGCGCAAGACCTGGTCGACAAGGCGCACGTGGTGTGCCCGTACTCGAATGCCACGCGTGGCAATATCGACGTGCGCCTGACGCTGATCTAA
- a CDS encoding LysR substrate-binding domain-containing protein, whose protein sequence is MRYELTDLRLFQAIAEAQSLSSGACASHITASAASYRLKNLEHAMGTALFVRSTRGMELTPAGETLLVHVRELLRGVERMHGEVGRFSAGLKGHIRLLANSSSLNGFIIPSVSRFLAANPDVNIDLEERASQAIPCAVAAQEADIGILAGDIDASDVRAVPYAVDELILAAPNGHPLAGQAELRFGAALDFDFVCMSRGSSNFLFLRDMAQRAGKSPNVRLHAHSFEAALSLVEAGVGVALVPRSVAAAALREARIAGVRLAETWARRELNLIVRAEGKLPSFTAAFVQFLLNDPRVAATRERGAPVA, encoded by the coding sequence GTGCGCTACGAGCTCACCGACCTGCGCCTGTTCCAGGCGATTGCAGAAGCGCAGAGCCTGTCCAGCGGCGCTTGCGCCAGCCACATCACGGCATCCGCCGCCAGCTACCGCCTCAAGAATCTCGAGCACGCGATGGGCACGGCCTTGTTCGTGCGCAGCACGCGCGGCATGGAACTCACCCCTGCTGGCGAGACCTTGCTGGTGCACGTGCGCGAGCTGCTGCGCGGCGTGGAGCGCATGCATGGCGAGGTCGGGCGCTTTTCCGCCGGACTCAAGGGCCATATCCGGCTGCTCGCCAACAGCAGCTCGCTCAACGGTTTTATCATCCCCAGCGTGAGCCGCTTCCTGGCCGCCAACCCGGACGTCAACATTGACCTGGAAGAGCGCGCCAGCCAGGCGATTCCGTGCGCCGTGGCCGCGCAAGAGGCCGATATCGGCATTCTGGCTGGCGATATCGATGCCAGCGACGTCCGTGCCGTGCCTTACGCGGTGGACGAACTGATCCTGGCGGCGCCCAACGGCCACCCGCTGGCGGGCCAGGCCGAGCTGCGCTTCGGTGCCGCGCTGGATTTCGATTTCGTGTGCATGAGCCGCGGCAGCAGCAACTTCCTCTTCCTGCGCGACATGGCGCAGCGCGCCGGAAAAAGCCCCAACGTGCGGCTGCACGCCCATAGCTTCGAGGCCGCGTTGTCACTGGTCGAAGCCGGCGTGGGCGTGGCGCTGGTACCGCGCAGCGTGGCCGCGGCGGCCCTGCGCGAAGCCCGCATAGCCGGCGTGCGGCTGGCGGAAACCTGGGCCCGACGCGAGCTGAACCTGATCGTGCGCGCCGAAGGCAAGCTGCCGTCGTTCACGGCGGCGTTCGTGCAATTCCTGCTCAATGATCCGCGTGTTGCCGCCACGCGCGAGCGTGGCGCCCCGGTCGCGTAG
- a CDS encoding CzcE family metal-binding protein — translation MNKKQTLAAALALSLLGIASAWSATAPTPATKASRVAALFGSPADVSTTTRTVTLVPGMNYVNVASGETVAFRAGDKTVGWTFLEAIGGTSVDMRTIFPDVAQARGIRVYIAPSQLFTGG, via the coding sequence ATGAACAAGAAGCAAACGCTCGCCGCCGCTCTGGCACTCTCCCTCCTCGGCATCGCCTCCGCCTGGAGCGCCACGGCGCCCACGCCGGCCACGAAAGCCTCCCGTGTCGCCGCCCTGTTCGGCAGTCCCGCCGACGTGAGCACGACGACCCGCACGGTCACGCTGGTCCCGGGCATGAATTACGTGAACGTGGCATCCGGCGAAACGGTGGCCTTTCGCGCCGGCGACAAGACCGTCGGCTGGACGTTCCTGGAGGCCATCGGCGGGACCTCGGTCGATATGAGGACCATCTTCCCGGACGTGGCGCAGGCCAGGGGGATCCGGGTGTACATCGCGCCGAGCCAGTTGTTTACCGGGGGCTGA
- a CDS encoding FUSC family protein: MLPRITHLLARVHPVLRRVLRPVLDPARRYRHAKVIHACRVALGLLTSIALTTGIQLPHGEWASITLLVVIGGLQHHGNIRKKAAERALGTLIGAGAGLVIILQQSYLHAPLLSYALIVIACAVCAYHAIGKGGYVALLSAITIFIVAGHGENVIADGLWRAADVLIGIAIALLFSFALPLHATYTWRYKLAEALRSCARMHTAIVNDAGFDRAVLQRAMVLQGNLLVQLRSLMPSVAKEINVSMEQLEAIQHGMRVCISLLEVLAATRPCVDDDEDKAFVRDHLAQENHRVSTMLIGMARALTHGVVARLAPRGSCSLAQVAGTVAPQWAGYISLTLRLSDEFDDLRQRLAAIADRWNI; encoded by the coding sequence ATGCTGCCCAGAATCACCCATCTGCTCGCGCGCGTCCACCCGGTGCTGCGGCGCGTGTTGCGCCCGGTACTGGATCCGGCGCGGCGCTACCGCCATGCCAAGGTGATACATGCGTGCAGGGTGGCGCTCGGGCTGCTGACGTCCATCGCGCTGACCACGGGCATCCAACTGCCTCATGGCGAATGGGCGTCAATTACGCTGCTGGTGGTCATCGGCGGCCTGCAGCACCACGGCAATATCCGCAAGAAGGCGGCCGAGCGTGCGCTCGGCACGCTGATCGGCGCTGGCGCGGGGCTGGTGATCATCCTGCAGCAATCGTATTTGCACGCGCCCTTGCTCAGCTACGCGCTGATCGTGATCGCTTGCGCCGTCTGTGCGTATCACGCGATCGGCAAGGGCGGCTATGTGGCGCTGCTCTCCGCCATTACCATCTTTATCGTCGCCGGCCATGGCGAGAACGTCATTGCGGACGGCCTCTGGCGCGCGGCGGATGTGCTGATCGGCATCGCGATCGCACTGCTGTTCTCCTTCGCGCTGCCACTGCACGCCACCTATACGTGGCGCTACAAGCTGGCCGAGGCCCTGCGCAGTTGCGCCAGGATGCACACGGCCATCGTCAACGACGCGGGCTTCGACCGGGCCGTGTTGCAGCGGGCCATGGTGCTGCAAGGCAACTTGCTGGTGCAGCTGCGATCGCTGATGCCGTCGGTGGCCAAGGAGATCAATGTATCGATGGAGCAGCTCGAAGCCATCCAGCATGGCATGCGCGTGTGCATCAGCTTGCTGGAAGTGCTCGCGGCCACGCGCCCGTGCGTTGACGACGACGAAGACAAGGCATTCGTGCGCGACCATCTTGCCCAGGAAAACCACCGCGTCAGCACCATGCTGATCGGCATGGCGCGCGCATTGACCCATGGCGTGGTGGCGCGCCTGGCCCCGCGCGGTAGCTGTTCGCTTGCGCAAGTCGCGGGCACCGTCGCGCCGCAATGGGCTGGCTATATCTCGCTGACGCTGCGCTTGTCCGACGAGTTCGACGATCTCAGGCAGCGTCTGGCGGCCATCGCGGATCGCTGGAACATTTAA